A single Cottoperca gobio chromosome 3, fCotGob3.1, whole genome shotgun sequence DNA region contains:
- the LOC115005840 gene encoding tropomyosin alpha-4 chain-like isoform X7, translating into MAGGSSLDAVKKKIKSLQDQADVAEDRAALLQRELNQERSARESAESDVASLNRRIQLVEEELDRAQERLATGLTKLEEAEKAADESERGMKVIENRAMKDEEKMELQEIQLKEAKHIAEEADRKYEEVARKLVIIESDLERTEERAELSESKCAELEEELKTVQNNLKSLEAQAEKYSQKEDKYEEEIKILTDKLKEAETRAEFAERSVAKLEKTIDDLEDHLYKQIEKNRLLTNELSVALNED; encoded by the exons atgGCCGGTGGGAGCTCTCTGGATGCTGTGAAGAAGAAAATCAAGTCGCTGCAGGACCAGGCCGATGTGGCGGAGGACCGGGCGGCGTTACTTCAGCGGGAACTGAACCAGGAGAGGAGCGCGAGGGAATCA GCTGAGAGTGATGTAGCTTCCCTGAACAGACGTATCCAGCTGGTTGAGGAGGAGTTGGACCGTGCTCAGGAGCGTCTGGCGACAGGGCTGACCAAGCTGGAGGAGGCTGAGAAGGCTGCTGATGAGAGCGAGAG AGGCATGAAGGTCATTGAGAACAGGGCGATGAAGGACGAGGAGAAGATGGAGCTGCAGGAGATCCAGCTGAAGGAGGCCAAACACATTGCAGAGGAGGCTGACCGCAAATACGAGGAG GTGGCACGTAAGCTGGTGATCATTGAGAGTGACTTGGAGCGTACAGAGGAGCGCGCTGAGCTGTCTGAAAG CAAATGCGCCGAGCTCGAGGAGGAGCTGAAAACTGTACAGAACAACCTGAAGTCTCTGGAGGCCCAGGCAGAAAAG TACTCGCAGAAGGAGGACAAGTACGAGGAGGAGATCAAGATTCTCACAGACAAATTGAAGGAG GCTGAGACTCGTGCGGAGTTTGCTGAGAGATCCGTCGCCAAGCTTGAGAAGACTATTGATGACCTGGAGG ACCATCTATACAAGCAGATTGAGAAAAACCGCCTTCTGACCAATGAACTGAGCGTAGCCTTAAACGAGGATTAA
- the LOC115005840 gene encoding tropomyosin alpha-1 chain-like isoform X6 encodes MAGGSSLDAVKKKIKSLQDQADVAEDRAALLQRELNQERSARESAESDVASLNRRIQLVEEELDRAQERLATGLTKLEEAEKAADESERGMKVIENRAMKDEEKMELQEIQLKEAKHIAEEADRKYEEVARKLVIIESDLERTEERAELSESKCAELEEELKTVQNNLKSLEAQAEKYSQKEDKYEEEIKILTDKLKEAETRAEFAERSVAKLEKTIDDLEDELYAQKLKYKAISEELDHALNDMTSM; translated from the exons atgGCCGGTGGGAGCTCTCTGGATGCTGTGAAGAAGAAAATCAAGTCGCTGCAGGACCAGGCCGATGTGGCGGAGGACCGGGCGGCGTTACTTCAGCGGGAACTGAACCAGGAGAGGAGCGCGAGGGAATCA GCTGAGAGTGATGTAGCTTCCCTGAACAGACGTATCCAGCTGGTTGAGGAGGAGTTGGACCGTGCTCAGGAGCGTCTGGCGACAGGGCTGACCAAGCTGGAGGAGGCTGAGAAGGCTGCTGATGAGAGCGAGAG AGGCATGAAGGTCATTGAGAACAGGGCGATGAAGGACGAGGAGAAGATGGAGCTGCAGGAGATCCAGCTGAAGGAGGCCAAACACATTGCAGAGGAGGCTGACCGCAAATACGAGGAG GTGGCACGTAAGCTGGTGATCATTGAGAGTGACTTGGAGCGTACAGAGGAGCGCGCTGAGCTGTCTGAAAG CAAATGCGCCGAGCTCGAGGAGGAGCTGAAAACTGTACAGAACAACCTGAAGTCTCTGGAGGCCCAGGCAGAAAAG TACTCGCAGAAGGAGGACAAGTACGAGGAGGAGATCAAGATTCTCACAGACAAATTGAAGGAG GCTGAGACTCGTGCGGAGTTTGCTGAGAGATCCGTCGCCAAGCTTGAGAAGACTATTGATGACCTGGAGG ACGAGCTGTATGCCCAGAAACTGAAGTACAAGGCCATCAGCGAGGAGCTGGACCACGCCCTCAACGACATGACTTCCATGTAA
- the LOC115005840 gene encoding tropomyosin alpha-1 chain-like isoform X2 has protein sequence MDAIKKKMQMLKLDKETALDRAEQAESFKKAAEERSKQLEDDLVTLQKKLKSTEDELDKYSEALKDAQEKLELAEKKATDAESDVASLNRRIQLVEEELDRAQERLATGLTKLEEAEKAADESERGMKVIENRAMKDEEKMELQEIQLKEAKHIAEEADRKYEEVARKLVIIESDLERTEERAELSESKCAELEEELKTVQNNLKSLEAQAEKYSQKEDKYEEEIKILTDKLKEAETRAEFAERSVAKLEKTIDDLEDKLTRTKEEGLNVKQMLDQTLMEMVNL, from the exons ATGGATGCCATCAAGAAGAAGATGCAGATGCTCAAGCTCGACAAGGAGACCGCCTTGGACAGAGCTGAGCAGGCCGAGTCATTCAAGAAAGCAGCTGAGGAGAGGAGCAAACAG CTTGAGGATGACCTGGTAACACTGCAGAAGAAGCTGAAGTCAACGGAGGACGAGTTGGACAAGTACTCTGAAGCCCTGAAGGACGCCCAGGAGAAACTTGAGCTCGCTGAGAAGAAAGCCACAGAT GCTGAGAGTGATGTAGCTTCCCTGAACAGACGTATCCAGCTGGTTGAGGAGGAGTTGGACCGTGCTCAGGAGCGTCTGGCGACAGGGCTGACCAAGCTGGAGGAGGCTGAGAAGGCTGCTGATGAGAGCGAGAG AGGCATGAAGGTCATTGAGAACAGGGCGATGAAGGACGAGGAGAAGATGGAGCTGCAGGAGATCCAGCTGAAGGAGGCCAAACACATTGCAGAGGAGGCTGACCGCAAATACGAGGAG GTGGCACGTAAGCTGGTGATCATTGAGAGTGACTTGGAGCGTACAGAGGAGCGCGCTGAGCTGTCTGAAAG CAAATGCGCCGAGCTCGAGGAGGAGCTGAAAACTGTACAGAACAACCTGAAGTCTCTGGAGGCCCAGGCAGAAAAG TACTCGCAGAAGGAGGACAAGTACGAGGAGGAGATCAAGATTCTCACAGACAAATTGAAGGAG GCTGAGACTCGTGCGGAGTTTGCTGAGAGATCCGTCGCCAAGCTTGAGAAGACTATTGATGACCTGGAGG ATAAACTCACACGTACTAAAGAAGAGGGCCTGAACGTAAAGCAGATGCTGGATCAGACTCTAATGGAGATGGTTAACCTTTGA
- the LOC115005840 gene encoding tropomyosin alpha-1 chain-like isoform X3: MDAIKKKMQMLKLDKETALDRAEQAESFKKAAEERSKQLEDDLVTLQKKLKSTEDELDKYSEALKDAQEKLELAEKKATDAESDVASLNRRIQLVEEELDRAQERLATGLTKLEEAEKAADESERGMKVIENRAMKDEEKMELQEIQLKEAKHIAEEADRKYEEVARKLVIIESDLERTEERAELSESKCAELEEELKTVQNNLKSLEAQAEKYSQKEDKYEEEIKILTDKLKEAETRAEFAERSVAKLEKTIDDLEDELYAQKLKYKAISEELDHALNDMTSI, from the exons ATGGATGCCATCAAGAAGAAGATGCAGATGCTCAAGCTCGACAAGGAGACCGCCTTGGACAGAGCTGAGCAGGCCGAGTCATTCAAGAAAGCAGCTGAGGAGAGGAGCAAACAG CTTGAGGATGACCTGGTAACACTGCAGAAGAAGCTGAAGTCAACGGAGGACGAGTTGGACAAGTACTCTGAAGCCCTGAAGGACGCCCAGGAGAAACTTGAGCTCGCTGAGAAGAAAGCCACAGAT GCTGAGAGTGATGTAGCTTCCCTGAACAGACGTATCCAGCTGGTTGAGGAGGAGTTGGACCGTGCTCAGGAGCGTCTGGCGACAGGGCTGACCAAGCTGGAGGAGGCTGAGAAGGCTGCTGATGAGAGCGAGAG AGGCATGAAGGTCATTGAGAACAGGGCGATGAAGGACGAGGAGAAGATGGAGCTGCAGGAGATCCAGCTGAAGGAGGCCAAACACATTGCAGAGGAGGCTGACCGCAAATACGAGGAG GTGGCACGTAAGCTGGTGATCATTGAGAGTGACTTGGAGCGTACAGAGGAGCGCGCTGAGCTGTCTGAAAG CAAATGCGCCGAGCTCGAGGAGGAGCTGAAAACTGTACAGAACAACCTGAAGTCTCTGGAGGCCCAGGCAGAAAAG TACTCGCAGAAGGAGGACAAGTACGAGGAGGAGATCAAGATTCTCACAGACAAATTGAAGGAG GCTGAGACTCGTGCGGAGTTTGCTGAGAGATCCGTCGCCAAGCTTGAGAAGACTATTGATGACCTGGAGG ACGAGCTGTATGCCCAGAAACTGAAGTACAAGGCCATCAGCGAGGAGCTGGACCACGCCCTCAACGACATGACTTCCAT CTAA
- the LOC115005840 gene encoding tropomyosin alpha-1 chain-like isoform X1 yields the protein MDAIKKKMQMLKLDKETALDRAEQAESFKKAAEERSKQLEDDLVTLQKKLKSTEDELDKYSEALKDAQEKLELAEKKATDAESDVASLNRRIQLVEEELDRAQERLATGLTKLEEAEKAADESERGMKVIENRAMKDEEKMELQEIQLKEAKHIAEEADRKYEEVARKLVIIESDLERTEERAELSESKCAELEEELKTVQNNLKSLEAQAEKYSQKEDKYEEEIKILTDKLKEAETRAEFAERSVAKLEKTIDDLEAKCLHPPPPPPQKLVEHHHHLSPVQRSPTFLSVFLHCTPGCRCCHSFVLLFIQTFEPYCFL from the exons ATGGATGCCATCAAGAAGAAGATGCAGATGCTCAAGCTCGACAAGGAGACCGCCTTGGACAGAGCTGAGCAGGCCGAGTCATTCAAGAAAGCAGCTGAGGAGAGGAGCAAACAG CTTGAGGATGACCTGGTAACACTGCAGAAGAAGCTGAAGTCAACGGAGGACGAGTTGGACAAGTACTCTGAAGCCCTGAAGGACGCCCAGGAGAAACTTGAGCTCGCTGAGAAGAAAGCCACAGAT GCTGAGAGTGATGTAGCTTCCCTGAACAGACGTATCCAGCTGGTTGAGGAGGAGTTGGACCGTGCTCAGGAGCGTCTGGCGACAGGGCTGACCAAGCTGGAGGAGGCTGAGAAGGCTGCTGATGAGAGCGAGAG AGGCATGAAGGTCATTGAGAACAGGGCGATGAAGGACGAGGAGAAGATGGAGCTGCAGGAGATCCAGCTGAAGGAGGCCAAACACATTGCAGAGGAGGCTGACCGCAAATACGAGGAG GTGGCACGTAAGCTGGTGATCATTGAGAGTGACTTGGAGCGTACAGAGGAGCGCGCTGAGCTGTCTGAAAG CAAATGCGCCGAGCTCGAGGAGGAGCTGAAAACTGTACAGAACAACCTGAAGTCTCTGGAGGCCCAGGCAGAAAAG TACTCGCAGAAGGAGGACAAGTACGAGGAGGAGATCAAGATTCTCACAGACAAATTGAAGGAG GCTGAGACTCGTGCGGAGTTTGCTGAGAGATCCGTCGCCAAGCTTGAGAAGACTATTGATGACCTGGAGG CTAAATGTTtacacccccctcccccacccccccagaAGCTGGTtgaacatcatcatcatctctctccTGTGCAGCGCAGCCcaacttttctttctgtgtttctacaCTGCACACCGGGCTGTCGCTGCTGCCATTCGTTTGTTCTTCTCTTCATTCAAACCTTTGAGCCGTATTGCtttctgtaa
- the LOC115005840 gene encoding tropomyosin alpha-1 chain-like isoform X4, with protein sequence MDAIKKKMQMLKLDKETALDRAEQAESFKKAAEERSKQLEDDLVTLQKKLKSTEDELDKYSEALKDAQEKLELAEKKATDAESDVASLNRRIQLVEEELDRAQERLATGLTKLEEAEKAADESERGMKVIENRAMKDEEKMELQEIQLKEAKHIAEEADRKYEEVARKLVIIESDLERTEERAELSESKCAELEEELKTVQNNLKSLEAQAEKYSQKEDKYEEEIKILTDKLKEAETRAEFAERSVAKLEKTIDDLEDHLYKQIEKNRLLTNELSVALNED encoded by the exons ATGGATGCCATCAAGAAGAAGATGCAGATGCTCAAGCTCGACAAGGAGACCGCCTTGGACAGAGCTGAGCAGGCCGAGTCATTCAAGAAAGCAGCTGAGGAGAGGAGCAAACAG CTTGAGGATGACCTGGTAACACTGCAGAAGAAGCTGAAGTCAACGGAGGACGAGTTGGACAAGTACTCTGAAGCCCTGAAGGACGCCCAGGAGAAACTTGAGCTCGCTGAGAAGAAAGCCACAGAT GCTGAGAGTGATGTAGCTTCCCTGAACAGACGTATCCAGCTGGTTGAGGAGGAGTTGGACCGTGCTCAGGAGCGTCTGGCGACAGGGCTGACCAAGCTGGAGGAGGCTGAGAAGGCTGCTGATGAGAGCGAGAG AGGCATGAAGGTCATTGAGAACAGGGCGATGAAGGACGAGGAGAAGATGGAGCTGCAGGAGATCCAGCTGAAGGAGGCCAAACACATTGCAGAGGAGGCTGACCGCAAATACGAGGAG GTGGCACGTAAGCTGGTGATCATTGAGAGTGACTTGGAGCGTACAGAGGAGCGCGCTGAGCTGTCTGAAAG CAAATGCGCCGAGCTCGAGGAGGAGCTGAAAACTGTACAGAACAACCTGAAGTCTCTGGAGGCCCAGGCAGAAAAG TACTCGCAGAAGGAGGACAAGTACGAGGAGGAGATCAAGATTCTCACAGACAAATTGAAGGAG GCTGAGACTCGTGCGGAGTTTGCTGAGAGATCCGTCGCCAAGCTTGAGAAGACTATTGATGACCTGGAGG ACCATCTATACAAGCAGATTGAGAAAAACCGCCTTCTGACCAATGAACTGAGCGTAGCCTTAAACGAGGATTAA
- the LOC115005840 gene encoding tropomyosin alpha-4 chain-like isoform X5 — translation MAGGSSLDAVKKKIKSLQDQADVAEDRAALLQRELNQERSARESAESDVASLNRRIQLVEEELDRAQERLATGLTKLEEAEKAADESERGMKVIENRAMKDEEKMELQEIQLKEAKHIAEEADRKYEEVARKLVIIESDLERTEERAELSESKCAELEEELKTVQNNLKSLEAQAEKYSQKEDKYEEEIKILTDKLKEAETRAEFAERSVAKLEKTIDDLEDKLTRTKEEGLNVKQMLDQTLMEMVNL, via the exons atgGCCGGTGGGAGCTCTCTGGATGCTGTGAAGAAGAAAATCAAGTCGCTGCAGGACCAGGCCGATGTGGCGGAGGACCGGGCGGCGTTACTTCAGCGGGAACTGAACCAGGAGAGGAGCGCGAGGGAATCA GCTGAGAGTGATGTAGCTTCCCTGAACAGACGTATCCAGCTGGTTGAGGAGGAGTTGGACCGTGCTCAGGAGCGTCTGGCGACAGGGCTGACCAAGCTGGAGGAGGCTGAGAAGGCTGCTGATGAGAGCGAGAG AGGCATGAAGGTCATTGAGAACAGGGCGATGAAGGACGAGGAGAAGATGGAGCTGCAGGAGATCCAGCTGAAGGAGGCCAAACACATTGCAGAGGAGGCTGACCGCAAATACGAGGAG GTGGCACGTAAGCTGGTGATCATTGAGAGTGACTTGGAGCGTACAGAGGAGCGCGCTGAGCTGTCTGAAAG CAAATGCGCCGAGCTCGAGGAGGAGCTGAAAACTGTACAGAACAACCTGAAGTCTCTGGAGGCCCAGGCAGAAAAG TACTCGCAGAAGGAGGACAAGTACGAGGAGGAGATCAAGATTCTCACAGACAAATTGAAGGAG GCTGAGACTCGTGCGGAGTTTGCTGAGAGATCCGTCGCCAAGCTTGAGAAGACTATTGATGACCTGGAGG ATAAACTCACACGTACTAAAGAAGAGGGCCTGAACGTAAAGCAGATGCTGGATCAGACTCTAATGGAGATGGTTAACCTTTGA